The Canis aureus isolate CA01 chromosome 24, VMU_Caureus_v.1.0, whole genome shotgun sequence nucleotide sequence CCTTGCCCAGGCCGCACCCCTGCTCAGCCGTATCCTGAGAGGCGCCTGCCCCTGACACCCTCCCGCAGGCTGCACCTTCCCGGCAGGACCAGGGGGTTGGGTGCCGCCCACCACGACAGTTGGGCACCAGCCACCACGGGCTGGGGGTGGACAGAGCTGGAGCGGGGCCGCACCCGTCACGGAGAGCTCTGCGCGGGGACTCTCGTTGATCTGTGTGTTGGGGGGCAGGTAGATGGCCCCGCACAGGTAGATGCCGCTGTCGTTGAGGCGCGCAGCGACGATGCTCATGTGGAAGTCCCGCCCGTTGGGCAGCCGCGTGACGCGGAAGCGCCTGTCCCGGCCCGGCTCGATGCGGTCCTCCTGGAAGGCGGCCAGCTTGTCCGTCTGGTTGCGGGGGCTCAGGCGGTACCAGTTGAGCACGAAGCTGTCGGGGATGTCGGCCAGGCTGCAGGTGAACGTGGCGTTCTCTCCCTCCTGCACCGTGAGCTGCGCCGGGGAGAAGGTGAGCGGGCTCCAGGGCCTGTCGGGGGAGTCTGACGGGGGAAAGAGCCGGCAGCCGGTGAGACAGGGCCGTGGGGACGCTggccctcaccctcctcccctgcgccctgcaccccagcccccgCCGGGACCCCGCCTCAGAGCCTGGCAACCTCTCTTGCACACCCCCGGGGACGAGGCGCTCACTTCTCAGCAGGCCACTCCACCGCGGGACTCCATCCTTTGCCCTGAGACCCGAGGCCTGGGCTGTATTCCAGCTCTGACCCCCAGGCCCCCCGTTTCACCCCGAAGTCCACCCCGACAGTGGTTAGGGCCGTCCCCCTCTTCGTGTCGTCTCCAGGATGCGAATCCCGGCAGGCCCAGCCACCAGGTTCCTAGCTCCCCAATCCCGGGCTCATCGGGGGCCTGGCCCGTGAGCATGGAGGGGGTGGGCACCCGGGTGCTGGGCGGGGGGGCCTCCCACGAAAGCTCAGGGAGCAGCCTTGGGCCCCTCTCAGGACAAGCTCGGGCTGGGCCGGGTCAGGGCGGGGCCCTCTGTGCCCTCAGCGGACTGAGACCTGAGCTCACAGGCCAGTTGGGCCATCACCCCCACGTGGACAGAAATGGAGGCCGCCCCAGGGCTGTGGCCCACCCTCGCCAGGACCCGTCACCTGCTAGGGCCTGGCCTGGGAACATCCTCAgggctcccagccccctccctgagggcctgcccctgcccctctcctgggcCCCTGCCACACCTGCTCCAGGTGCGGGCCCCCTCACTGCGGATGGAGCCCCCAGACTTGAGACACTGCCCCATGAGGTCGTTTCCTGGCCCACCCACATGTCCCACACCCCGCAGCTCCCCAGACACCGTGATGACCAGAGAAGCCAGTGCGGGGACGGGGCTGTGTGTCCACCTGCCTGAGCCGTGTCCCTGGGCTCTTTCTGGCCATGCAAGCCTCCAACTCCCACGGCCACACGTGCTGGGCGGGGATCCTCACACGTGGGGACACCGGCCCTCAGCTAGGGTCCTTCTGCCTCTGTGGACACAACGTTCTGCTCGTTCAGTGACTCTGGCTCCGGAAGATGGGGATGGGGCCGGGGCCAGCGCCCACCCTCACAAGCCCTGCCAGGCCCAGGTGACCCAAACTCCTCCCACACATCCCCactgggcaggtgggggggcCAGGGGGGGCCGCAAGTGCCCCCTGCATCCTTAGGTGTCTACGGCCCTGCTTGGGGGACCGCCCAGGGTGGTGTCTACCGCTCCCCCCCAAGGCCTACGTCCCAGCCAACCTGGCCAGCCTGGAACCCCTGCGGCCTCCCTCCCGGTGCCTCTCTTGGCCACTGATGGAGGAACAGGGCAGTCACATGCCCAGCCCTGTAGCTGAGGCCCTGCCTCGACAAGCCCATCCAGTAACTGGACATGGGCGCCCCCCGTGTGCAGCTGACCCCGGTGGACAGGGTGGCCACGTGCGGGGAGGGTGGCAGCCGTCCCTGCATCTCCGCAGCTCTGCAGAGGCCGCGTGCCTCTggccaggaggggcaggagggggccagGCCCGGGCTGGGGGGTGGCTGGTGCAGCCTTGGCCCTTGCTGTCCCAGGGATGACACAGTGGGGGGCCCAGGGCGGCCTCTTTGGTGTCTGTGATGGCGTATCCCGACCACACACGAGCAGCCCGCCCCGGCAGGACTCCTCGCGGTTCTAACGCACATCTTCATATGTTTATGCAAGAAGCGCACGTGGTGGCCATAGGAAGTGTCACGTGAGTAACAGTGCAAGGAAGGCACAGATCTGGATGCCCAGGCCGCCCTCCCCCTGGGCCCCCACCTgaagtgcctgcctctggcctaTCACAGACGCCCACCAGGAGCCCCCTCCAAGGCACCACCCCCAGGCCCACACCCCCGCCACCGAGGCCTGTGGACagacccctgccctcctgggacaAGGGCGCCCGAGAGCTGGCCCCCGGGGGTCCACGTGGGGCATGGAGTCCCCCCACCGCCCCGCAGGCCTCCCCAGGGCTCCGGAGTGGCTTTGGTTCAGGCCCTCAACTGCCCCGCTCCAGCCTGACTTGGCGACCCCTGGGTCACCCACTTGCTGGCCCTCGGGCATCTGAGGTTGGCGAGGAGGCCTCCTGGTGCTGCCTGGAGCCCTGTCACCCAGCCCCGCGTCTCTGCCTGGTCCCCCATGGCAGCCTCCTGGCCCCGCTGGTGCCCTGTGGACTCCCGGCCCCACCTGCATCTCCTCGGAGcctcccgcccccccggcccccgctcGCAGCACGGGGCAGCCTGGCTCGCACCCCTGGCTCGCACCCCTGGCTCGCATGCAGCCTGCCCTTCATCCCGCAGCTGCTGCACTGCCTGCTCCCTGCCATCACGGGGTGCGGGGCTGTCGAGGGCCGGGACTGGGTAACTGTCCAGGGGATGGGGGGCCGGAGCCTGGGCCCGACCCCTCCccagctgggccctgggctcTGCTCCTGGAGCAGCCTGGACGCTGCGTGCCTCACGTCACCCCACTGCCTCCCAGAGAAGCGCTGCGGGGGAGCTGGCTTCTGAGAGCAGCGGCCGGGACAGTGGCACCCTCCGTGCACTGGGTCTCAGGTTGCTGGGGCCCAAACGCTCGAATGTAAAGCGCACCAAACACCTTGTACTTGATAATAAAATGTTGGCAAGGGGCCCCCAGGGCTTCTTTCTggtttggggggtgggtggagggcgGCGGGAGCCTGGCTCCCACGGACACCACACGTACCACGTCCATCAGCCGGCACCCGGTCCGGGCAAATCCCGTCTGTGGGGCCGAAAGTGTCACCTGCCGCACTGTCGGGATCTGACACCCCACAAGTCGCTTGCTCgttgggaggtgggcagggtgccCTCACCTCCTTGCTCCGGGTCTGTAACCGCCCCCAAAGGTCACAGCCCCGTAGGCACGTGCGCGCACGCCTGGCGGCCCCCAACATGAAAACAGGCAAGTGCGACCGCACCAAGCTCGGAagctcctgctcagcagagagcgcCGTCAGCACGTTGGAAACGCAGCCTACGGAGTGGGGGGGCGTATTGGTAAGCCATTTATCTGATGAAGGCTGAGTCTCCGGGCGCGCGGACTCTCCCGAAACTCGGCAGCAAAACCCCCAAACCATACTGGGCAGGGACCTGGacgacatttctccaaagacgacgTCCAGATGGCCCACGTCACTCATCGTCGGGAAACGCAGCTCAAAACCACAACCAGACGccgcctcacacctgtcagatcgGCTGGAAGCACAGACAGGAAATGGCAAGATTGGCGAGGGGCCGGCGCGCCGCCGGTGGGAGCGCCAGCAGGTGTGGCCACGCCAGGCTGCAGGACAGAGGAGCCTCGAGGGGCCGGAAACACAGCTGCCCCACGGCCTGGCAAGTCCACTTCTGTGCGTGAATCCAAAAGAACAGAAACAGCATCTGTGCCCCCGTGTTCACTGCGGCCCTCGCCGCCTGAGCCAAGATCCGCAAGCAGCCCTCGCTCCGTCCACACGTGAGCACACACAGGGGGACGTCACTCAGCCCTAAAGGGGATGACATGACCCCCTGCCATTTAGGATGACATGGGTGGGTCCGGAGGCCACCACGCTAACAGATAAGTCAAACACCTTGTGATCTCATGAACCTGCGGAGGCAGAAACCAAGaaccagaaaagaacaaaaactctAAGTTATAAGTTGGATATCAGGGAACGGATCCGCGGCCGGAGGTGGGGAGCGGGTGTCGGCAGACGCAGGACGGGTTCAGAGGCACAAGCCTCCAGTTATGAAACGAGTAAGCCACGGGGCCGTGACGCCCAGCAGGGCGACTGTAGTGGATCCTGTGCTATCCCCTATCTGCAGGCGGCCAAGGAGAGCGCGTCCCAAGTTCTCATTATAAGAGAAAAGACTATGTGACTGTGTGGGGACTATGTGCCCACCGGACTTACCGGGGGGTCATCCGGCAAGACACAGAAACCGTGAGTCGTCTCACGATGTTCCCTAAACGAATACAGGGCTGCTAATTGGACTCCGCGAAGACATTCCTGATTCTGAGCTTTCTGTATCTAAAGTAAAATTGAGATttgatttaaagaagaaaaatacccagggacgcctgggtggctcagcagttgagcatctgcctttggcccaggtcgtgacctcggggtccccggatcgagtcccacgtctgggtccctgcagggagcctgcttctccctctgcctgtgtctctgcctctctctctcggtgtctctcatgaataaataaataaaatcttaaaaaaaaaaaagaagaaaaaaactccaGAGTGCCAGGCCTGGTGACAGGAGAGCTGGGGTCCCCCTGCGCCTGGAGACGCTGAGGCAGTGACATCCCCTGGGCTCCCATCAGGAAGGGCGGCTGGACCGAGGTGCTCGGGAGCATCTGGATGAAGGGACTGGGTCAAAGTTACCGTCCCGGGAGGAGGCGGGGGAGCCACTGGAGGGTCCGCAGAGGAGCCTGACGTCTGAGCAAGGGCGGCAAGCAGGACCGTGCTCCCCAGGCCACGTGCTGGAGCCCCCATCCCCAGCACTGCCCTATGTGGCCTGACTCAGCTGGGAGAGCTTGTGACTCTGCATggcagggtcgtgagtttgaggcccacactgggtgaggagcctacttaaaaaaaataaaaaaggaaattcggTCATTGCAGATGAAATTACTCAAGATAAACTGGAGCCCAGGGGTCCCTAATCCcacatgactggtgtccttacaagaaggtGGGACTTTCAGACACAGATGCAGGAGCAGAGCGACTCTGGAGCAGAGATGGGGTGACCCGTCCACAAGCTAAGAAGCCCAAGGGTTGACGCGGGGAGAGCCTGACTGGGAGGGACCCTCCTCCTGGCCTCAGATGGAGCCAGCCCTGCGCTCACCTGGTCTCCGACCTCCCACCTCCACAACTGCCAGACGGCGACCCAGTGTGCTGAAGCCCCCCGGGAGCCCCAGACAAAGCAAATGTGCCAATACCGTCAACCGGGGACTCTGGGTAAAGGGTGGTCACTGTGACTTTCCCGTACGTTTCAGACATTTTTCAAGACTATAAGTTaaagatggggcagcccgggtggctcagcggtttggcacctgcctttggcccagggcgtgatcctggagacctgggatcgaatcctacgtcgaattccctgcatggagcctgcttctccctctgcctgtgttgtgtctctgcctctctgtgtctttcatgaataaataaataaaatcttaaaaaaaaagactataagttaaagaaataactaaaacaaaacaaatctggtTTCAAAAGACATACCATAGGCTGTGCGGACGGTTTTTGTAATTTATCTGATCTAATTCCCAGTGCGAGGGGGGCAGGAGTGTCCCCGTGTCCCTGGCCGCCGGCCGGACCCCGGCTGCTCACTGAGGTTAGGGGACTTGCCGGAGGCCTCAGCCCCATGCGCTCATTTGACTGTGTCCGAGCCTGCCCGCTTCCTCACGCTTGTGCCCCAGCATAGGGGGCGGCCAACGACCGGGTTGGGGACATTTCataaaatgcaagaaaaacaggtgtgtgtgtggggggggacaTCCCTGAGGGTGACCCGAATAGTAAGTACTGAATACActaggaagggaaagggaaggggcgGAATCAAGGGTTGCACCCGGGGGAACCGAGTAGGCAATGTAGAGGGCTCAGGGCtgaggtggggaaactgaggcaggctgAGCCACCAGTGGGCTCTGCTGACTCTGGAGAGCACCTGGAGAATCTCGTTCTAATCTTCCCCCGCTTTGGGAAGGGGTCCCGGTGGGTCGTGGGCCACCGGGGTGAGTCCGGGCCCCCCATGCCTCGGCTCCCTATCCGGGGGTCACATTCCCCTTCTGCCTCTGTGCCCGGGCTCCCTGCCAGGCTCCCCCATGGGGCACCTTTGGGTACAGGCCCTTGGACTGTGGACCTCAGCTGGGCTGGGAGGAAATGCAGGGGGCCTGGTGCACCCACCACTGCCGAGCGGGCCCGAGTGTAGCACCACGACTCTGGGATGGGCAGCCCCAGCGGGGACCTGGTCGTGCTCCTTCCTGGGCCTGTCACCTCCCGGCCCAGCCAGGTCCAGAGGAAAGAGCTGGATCCCAGGGATGCACCTTCACCAGCGCACCCAAGCGTGCAGTGGGCCCCTCTACCTGGGCACGGACTCGGACCAGGGTAGAGCCCCGGGCAGGGGGGCTCGGGGCCACACCCCCTGCGGGAACCCACCCTCAGCACCCTGCACATACACCCACGACTCTCGTTGAGCAGCCCCAGACCCCAGCAGGTGGGGTGGGTACAGGCGAACGGACTTGACGCCAATGGTTCCCCTGCTGATATCACTGGAAACGTCGCTTGGCCCTCCAGCCTGGGGAGCAGCCCGTCAGTCCCCTGGGAGGCTGGTCCCATCCCTGGGAAAACGTGAGGCATGCGGGCTGGGCCCTGCCATCCTATGGGGAGCAAGCCTGTCCCCGCCACCAGGAGGAACAGCTGGGACATTCCCGCCTGCCCACAGACCACGGCCAGGCTCACCATCAGGTGAGGGCAGGAGGCAAGAAGCTGGAGTCCAGAGACGGCACTTCACCGGCCCAGAGCCACACAGCGAGTGGCCAGGGGCCGTGCTGGGCCTCAGGGCCTGGCCCCACACAGCTTCCTCCCTGGGTACCAGGTACATAGGTCTCCCCTGACCTCGAGCCCCCAACCCTGACGCTGTACCCCTCAGCTCTGACCCCAAGCCCCAAACCCTGGCCCCGTACCCCTCAGCCCTGGCCCTGTACCATCCAACCCTGACTCCAAGCCCTCAGCCCTGACCCCATATCCCCAGCCTTGGCCCCGGGACCCCTCAGCCCTGACCTCATatcccccagccctgaccccataCCCCCTAGCCCTGTCCCTGTACCCCCCAACCCTGACTCCaagcccccagcccctgacccTGTACCCCTCAGCCCTAACCCCACatccccagccctgaccccacaTCCCCAGCCCCAACGGTACCTAGGAGCCATCCTGGCCACCAGCCCAGCTGCAGCACGGCCCAGACGAGCGGCCAGGGCCCCCGCCGGCTCCCCATGCCCGGAGCGCCAGCCCGCCTGCTCGCCTCCCCCGGCGGCTCCCGCAGAGGTGTGAGCGGAAAGGAAGCCGCGGAGTCGGCCCGGagccgccccagccccgccccctcttcctcctcctccacgtGGGTGGGGATTGGgggggagcggagcggagccgCGGGCAcaggtgcggggggcggggcgcagagGACCCTCAGGGAGGGGCGCCGGGGCCTCCGGGAGGCCTGCTGTCCTGCCCTCGCCCCCCCGTGCCCCTGGACGGGTGggacccccactccctgccccggGCTGCGAGGTCAGGACACCGGCCGCCAGGGTCGCCCGAGTCCCGGCCGCTTCGGTCCTGGGCGCCCTTGGACGGTccaggcctgggggcgggggccaggCCCCGCTccgtcccctccccgcccctcccctcctctcccctccattccccctccccctgccctcccctcctcctgcgctcccatcccctcctctcccctcgctccccctccgctcccctccccgtcctcctctcccctcccgtctgttcccctcccctcctcctgcgctcccatcccctcctctcccctcgcTCCCCCTCcgctctcctccccctcccctaacccttcgctcccctcccccctcctctcccctcccctcccctccccctccgctaaccctccgctcccctcccccctcccctcccctccctctcccccgcagctccgggcccctcccccagcgcTGGCTCcagcgggggccggggcgggaggggggggcggcCTGGGGTCCCCAGGGGCGGGCAGCGGGCGGTTTGCAGGCCCGGGTGCTGCGCGCGGAAAGCGGGACAGGAAAGTGCTGACGGCGGCGGAGGCGCGTGGGTCCCGCTGGGGAGCGGGAGGGCAGGTCGTGGCTGCCGCGGGAACATTAAAGAACCCAAAACGGTGGAAAAAGAGCATCAAAGACGGTGTCTgcaggcggcggcgggggcgcgggggggggggggggggcgggggactgAGACCtgcccgcccctccgcccctgcAGGAGCTCGGCCCGTGTGggcctcctccccccctcccccgcccccctgccggCACCTTGGGGTGGGCAGTGGCCCCTGGACGGTGGGGTCTGCAGGGTGGATGGGGCACCCGGAGGGTCACAGTCCCCAGGGGCTCCACACTCTGCGGCCGGTGGGCAGGAGCCTGGGGACTGTGGGGGGGCCTCCCTCACCGGGAGCTCCCCACCGCTCCTCACACTCACTGTCCCCGTCACACTCACTATTGCTGCAGAACACACGTGTCCCCCTAAAACTACTAACCCCCTCACACTCGCTCTCCCTAACATACTCAGTATCCTTATCACACTCACCGTCCCCATCACACTCACTGTCCCCATCACACTCACCGTCCCTGTCACACCATCCCCGTCACACTCACCGTCTCTGTCACATTCACTGCTCCATCCCACTCACTGTCCCCATCACACTCACTGTCCCTGTCACTCTCACCGTCCCCATCACACCATCGCTGTCACACTCACTGTCCCTGTCACACCTCACTGTCCCTGTCACACTCCCCGTCCCCATCACACTCACCATCCCTGTCACACTCACTGTCCCTTTCCCTCACTATCTGTCTTTAGGGGCACGACAAGCTCCctggctggagggaaggggaaggtcAGGGACCCCATCCatcccctgcctgtgtcccctGCTGGctggccctcccctccctgccctgtgtcCAGGTGTCACCACCTCAGGTCGGGGAGGCCCAGTGGGGTCCCCGGGGAGAAGGATGCCCTGTGGGGTCCCTGCAGCAACCGCAGCTTCTctctgggcgggggggggggggggggggggggggaaagggcGGGAGCTTCACACGTGGCTTGGGTTTGTCGGTGACATTTTGCACGACCACCAGGGATATCGCAGCTGTGCTGTTGCCACGGGTGGCATCCCCTGGGTGCACTTGGAGTtcctgtgtgtgttgtgtggTCAGCGCTGCACTGCGTCAGCTGTGGGATGGCCCATGCGTCCTGTGCTCCAGGCGCCCCGACGCCCCATCACACGGTGTCACAGCCGCCTCCGTCCTGTCCACGCGGCCCGGCCCAGCCTCGGGAGGATCCCCACATAGCCGTGGGCGTGGGATTCATGCAGCCGCATCCTGCCCACCCGCAGCCAGGAGCGCGTCTCCTGTGGGGTCCCCTTTGCCACTGTCCCGCCAGGCCTCTCTGGGGCCGAGGCACCCGGTGGGTGACAGCCGCGAGGCTGCACGGGCGCCCGTGGGTGCCGCGCCCTGTGCCCCCAGCAGGGTCTCCTGCTCGCTAGGCTTCCTGCCGGGCCCTTCGCCCTCCCCGGCGTGAGCTTTGGTTTCCAAGGTGCCGGCCCAGCGGTGACGCCAAGCAGGGGTgtgcgggcgggcgggggagcCGGAACATGAGCCAGCACGATGGAAAGTGGGGGTACGGGGATCCCCCCGCGCTTTCCCGAGGCAGCGGCCGACTCACAGGGAAGTTTCCATTTATGGTAAAACACAGGAAGCAGAAGGATCATCCCGAAACTGTGAAGCTGCTCTGAGCACCGGGAGTGATGTCACCCAGCCGGGACCGTGCCCGCCGTGGCCCCGGGAGGCGGCAGCAGGTTCACAGCTATTTCTGAGGTTGGAACAGGAAATGGTTAATAGTGTTtgcaaataaaaactttttgttCTATCCTGTTTTTGAAGCGTTTCCCAGAAGTTAAAAAGAACACCCAGTCCATCTGCCCAACTgaagaaactgattttaaaaatttgcacaAAATATGGCACCGGTGGTTATTCGCTAGAGCGAGGAAGGCTGCGTCCTTTGCAAGGTAGAGGCGCCACGGGAGCTTTCCGACTCCCCTTCTTCCCACTTTCTAGAAGGCTGCTGTTGGATGTGAGCTTGCGTTCTTCATTTCCGCGTGTGTTCACGGGCATGTGTTTTGTGGGTGGTGCGTGCGCGTGATCGCACGTCCCTGACCTCTCGGCCCGGCCACCACCGCTCAGGCCCCGTGGGGGCTGGTCACCTGGGGGCccgggcagcccccccccccaggcctcaGCAGGTGGCCCCCTGCGATCTGGGAGCCGCCCCGCGCCAGGGGACTGGACCCTGCCCGGCTCCGCGCACACAGCTCTGCGCACACTTCCTTCAGTGGAGAAACGAAACCAAACTGTGAGGCGATAGGATGGTCACACGGTCCTAAGGTCAAGCATTAGCCAGTTATTCGTTTATCCTTCACAGAACTGCCACAAGGCCGGTCAGTCACGCGGCACGCGTGCTTCCAGCCAAGTGTCTGCGGCTGCCCGTGCCCTGCCTCGGCGGCCCAAGGGCCCTGGGCCGTCCCTTCCCAGCCTGGTGCAGCTCCCTGTGGCTGCGCTGCTCCTTCCagggtgacccccccccccccccgccccgccgctgcAGGGCTGCGCCGACATGACTTGGCCCTGGCCAGGCAGCCGCGGGGTGTGCACCGGGGCCAGGAGCTGCGGGGGTGGGAAGGACTCCCTGGCTGTGTGGGGCCTGGGGCCCCCGTCTCCCTGGAGCTGAGGTTTGGAGGCAGGCGGGAGTGAACCCACACCACTGTTTCCACCCGATTATCTCTCCTTGTCTGTCTCTCACCTTGTCTCCTTCAGACACACAAGTTGGGGTCCTGTTGATGGAGCCAAGCCGCCCCGTCAGCCGGTTGGCCTTGAGCTGGACCCTGGGgttctctgctttctctgtgcTGTCGTCCCACAGCTGGCACTGCTCTGGTCCAGCATCGCATGGAGTGGCTTTGGGGGAACCTCCGCAGGCCATCCCTAGGCCAAGAGGGGGACAGGAGACTGTCCTCGTGGCACATCTGGGCTGCCAGGGAGGCTGCTTCCAGATGCTCATCCTGGAGGCCACCCGGTGGAGGGGGCTATGACCCCTGCCTTCCAGCCACCGGCTCCAAAAGCTGAACTCAAGAGCCTGAGTGACAGGCAGGCAACCTAAAGGAGAGTCCCCGGGGGACCGGGGAGCACCGCTTTCGTCAGTGGGGGCAGTAGCATTGAAACAGGACCTGGCTGCGCCTGACAGCCTGTCCATCCACGCCAGCCTGCGGTCATCTGTGCCTCGGAGCTGGTCACAGAGAGCTGGGCGGAGGGCGGAGTGGGGCTGACGGGACGCTAGCAACACTCATTCCCTGAGTCTGTCCTCGGAGGGCGCCCGTCCGGGCAGGTGGACCACATACAGCCCACCAGCTTCAGGGTCCAGGAGACCCAGGACTCGGGAGGCGCCGCGCAGGCTCGGCCTCATCCGTCACCCTCTGGTAAAGAAGGGGCACGCGGATGGCCCAGTGGCTTGTTGGCAAAGAGCTCGAGGTGCCTGTTGGGGGCAGACGGGCAGGCACACAAAGGAGGTGTGGGGGAGCTGGGGTCTGCCCCTGGGCCCCTCGGGCAGTCGTCTGG carries:
- the PDCD1 gene encoding programmed cell death protein 1 isoform X1 gives rise to the protein MGSRRGPWPLVWAVLQLGWWPGWLLDSPDRPWSPLTFSPAQLTVQEGENATFTCSLADIPDSFVLNWYRLSPRNQTDKLAAFQEDRIEPGRDRRFRVTRLPNGRDFHMSIVAARLNDSGIYLCGAIYLPPNTQINESPRAELSVTERTLEPPTQSPSPPPRLSGQLQGLVIGVTSVLVGVLLLLLLTWVLAAVFPRATRGACVCGSEDEPLKEGPDAAPVFTLDYGELDFQWREKTPEPPAPCAPEQTEYATIVFPGRPASPGRRASASSLQGAQPPSPEDGPGLWPL
- the PDCD1 gene encoding programmed cell death protein 1 isoform X2, which gives rise to MGSRRGPWPLVWAVLQLGWWPGWLLDSPDRPWSPLTFSPAQLTVQEGENATFTCSLADIPDSFVLNWYRLSPRNQTDKLAAFQEDRIEPGRDRRFRVTRLPNGRDFHMSIVAARLNDSGIYLCGAIYLPPNTQINESPRAELSVTERTLEPPTQSPSPPPRLSGQLQGLVIGVTSVLVGVLLLLLLTWVLAAVFPRATRGACVCGSEDEPLEGPDAAPVFTLDYGELDFQWREKTPEPPAPCAPEQTEYATIVFPGRPASPGRRASASSLQGAQPPSPEDGPGLWPL